From the genome of Azospira restricta, one region includes:
- a CDS encoding diiron oxygenase codes for MAKEKFAHLMELPPETAQPNVYPLNWTSKTKRMEEIWDASQREYWDPKKLPWDTFDVSRYSWEQREAIAYWWSILSVFDASAPPVFAAALIKTYEAHEEDPVRRCFFSVTRDEQNHEQMCGMAITKLLDAPSYLEYEPKTEIGKKAKKNVQWLYFNGGRYWEGYKQAVPKYSLAVLFSSFLMGEIAAATIFHQMAAGCTEPVFKEAFRMIGRDEGRHMAICMTMMERDYPKMAAEDKPMITKQIRAGYLFLSGVLFEPPIEFWDIAEDFIPAQREIETVARSAGFFIPEYEAKKENWKNAMLNLKGVLDKYGIPFPAIPEVGITGEEILDIHMEDIIPVF; via the coding sequence ATGGCCAAGGAAAAATTCGCGCACCTGATGGAGCTGCCGCCGGAAACCGCGCAGCCGAACGTCTACCCGCTCAACTGGACGAGCAAGACGAAGCGCATGGAGGAGATCTGGGACGCCTCGCAGCGCGAGTACTGGGATCCGAAGAAGCTGCCCTGGGACACCTTCGACGTCAGCCGGTACAGCTGGGAGCAGCGCGAGGCGATCGCCTACTGGTGGTCGATCCTGTCGGTGTTCGACGCCTCGGCGCCGCCGGTCTTCGCCGCCGCGCTGATCAAGACCTACGAGGCGCACGAGGAGGACCCGGTGCGCCGCTGCTTCTTCTCGGTGACGCGCGATGAGCAGAACCACGAGCAGATGTGCGGCATGGCCATCACCAAGCTGCTGGACGCGCCGTCCTACCTCGAGTACGAGCCGAAGACCGAGATCGGCAAGAAGGCGAAGAAGAACGTGCAGTGGCTGTACTTCAACGGCGGCCGTTACTGGGAGGGCTACAAGCAGGCGGTGCCGAAGTACAGCCTGGCCGTGCTCTTCTCGTCGTTCCTGATGGGCGAGATCGCCGCCGCGACGATCTTCCACCAGATGGCCGCCGGTTGCACCGAGCCGGTGTTCAAGGAAGCCTTCCGCATGATCGGCCGCGACGAGGGCCGGCACATGGCGATCTGCATGACGATGATGGAGCGCGACTATCCGAAGATGGCCGCCGAGGACAAGCCGATGATCACCAAGCAGATTCGCGCCGGCTACCTGTTCCTCTCCGGCGTGCTGTTCGAGCCGCCGATCGAGTTCTGGGACATCGCCGAGGACTTCATCCCGGCGCAGCGCGAGATCGAGACGGTGGCCCGCTCGGCCGGTTTCTTCATCCCCGAGTACGAGGCGAAGAAGGAGAACTGGAAGAACGCGATGCTGAATCTCAAGGGCGTGCTCGACAAGTACGGCATCCCGTTCCCGGCGATCCCGGAGGTCGGCATCACCGGCGAGGAAATCCTGGACATCCATATGGAAGATATCATCCCGGTCTTCTGA
- a CDS encoding UbiH/UbiF family hydroxylase → MHFDLIIVGGGLAGLSLACALRDTSLRIALLEQRPPRRPEGWDARVYAISPANRSFLDGIGVWKHLDATRIASISAMQVYGDAGARLDFSAYETGVGELGFILESSLMACELWENVKRQGNVTLFCPGSPQRVEMREDAALLGLADGRTLSARLLVAADGRDSWLRRACGLDAFDTHYNEQGVVANFACERPHRGIAYQWFRDDGVLAYLPLPEKRISIVWSAPDELADELVALPPDELCTRVAAAGGHALGALSPLTPAVAFPLRLMHVPQVVAPRLALVGDAAHGIHPLSGHGINLGYQDARALAETLAACQPWHDIGSLRVLERYQRARKEEVLLLQTGTDALRRLFKAELPGLKPLRNLGMNLTNALPLLKNMLARYALGGF, encoded by the coding sequence ATGCACTTCGACCTGATCATCGTCGGCGGCGGACTGGCCGGCCTGTCGCTGGCCTGCGCCCTGCGCGACACCTCCCTGCGCATCGCCCTTCTCGAACAGCGCCCGCCGCGGCGACCGGAAGGCTGGGACGCGCGCGTCTATGCGATCAGCCCGGCGAACCGCAGCTTCCTCGACGGCATCGGCGTCTGGAAACACCTCGACGCCACGCGCATCGCGTCGATCAGCGCGATGCAGGTCTACGGCGACGCCGGCGCGCGGCTTGACTTCTCGGCCTACGAGACCGGCGTCGGCGAACTCGGCTTCATCCTCGAATCCTCGCTGATGGCCTGCGAGCTGTGGGAGAACGTCAAGCGCCAGGGCAACGTCACCCTCTTCTGCCCCGGCTCGCCGCAGCGCGTCGAGATGCGCGAGGACGCGGCGCTGCTCGGGCTGGCCGACGGCCGCACGCTCTCGGCGCGCCTGCTGGTCGCCGCCGACGGCCGCGACTCCTGGCTGCGCCGCGCCTGCGGGCTGGACGCCTTCGACACGCACTACAACGAGCAGGGCGTCGTCGCCAACTTCGCCTGCGAGCGGCCGCACCGCGGCATCGCCTATCAATGGTTCCGCGACGACGGCGTGCTCGCGTACCTACCGCTGCCCGAGAAGCGCATCTCGATCGTCTGGTCGGCGCCGGACGAGCTCGCCGACGAACTGGTCGCGCTGCCGCCCGACGAACTGTGCACCCGCGTCGCCGCCGCCGGCGGCCACGCGCTCGGGGCGCTGTCGCCGCTGACGCCGGCCGTCGCCTTCCCGCTGCGGCTGATGCACGTGCCGCAGGTGGTGGCGCCGCGGCTGGCACTGGTCGGCGATGCCGCGCACGGCATCCACCCCCTCTCGGGGCACGGCATCAACCTCGGCTACCAGGACGCGCGCGCGCTCGCCGAGACGCTCGCCGCCTGCCAGCCCTGGCACGACATCGGCAGCCTGCGCGTGCTCGAGCGCTACCAGCGCGCGCGCAAGGAGGAAGTGCTGCTGCTGCAGACCGGCACCGACGCGCTGCGCCGGCTGTTCAAGGCCGAGCTGCCGGGACTGAAGCCGCTGCGCAACCTCGGAATGAACCTGACCAACGCTTTGCCGCTCCTAAAGAACATGCTCGCCCGCTACGCGCTGGGCGGCTTTTGA
- a CDS encoding DsbC family protein yields MLKKLLPALLGATLAIAAVADEASVKRNFEAKFGAKADSVTKSGYLGLYEIYADGQILYGDEKGTAFILGPLIDGKTMRNVTQERMNKLTAIKWNDLPLERAVKQVRGDGKRVLASFEDPNCGYCKRLAKELLKLDNVTIYTFLYPILSQDSVDKSKAIWCAADRAKAWNDWMVDGKAPTGKTDCDTTAITKNQDFGRKLNINGTPTLFFVDGERIPGAVPLAKIEEKLAQTAGK; encoded by the coding sequence ATGCTGAAGAAACTGCTGCCGGCCCTGCTCGGCGCCACGCTGGCAATCGCCGCCGTCGCCGACGAAGCCTCGGTGAAAAGGAATTTCGAGGCGAAGTTCGGCGCCAAGGCGGACAGCGTCACCAAGTCCGGCTACCTCGGGCTCTACGAGATCTACGCCGACGGCCAGATCCTCTACGGCGACGAGAAGGGCACGGCCTTCATCCTCGGCCCGCTGATCGACGGCAAGACGATGCGCAACGTGACGCAGGAACGGATGAACAAGCTGACCGCGATCAAGTGGAACGACCTGCCACTCGAGCGCGCGGTGAAGCAGGTGCGCGGCGACGGCAAGCGCGTGCTGGCCTCGTTCGAGGACCCCAACTGCGGCTACTGCAAGCGGCTGGCGAAGGAACTGCTGAAGCTCGACAACGTCACCATCTACACCTTCCTCTACCCGATCCTGTCGCAGGATTCGGTCGACAAGTCGAAGGCGATCTGGTGCGCGGCCGACCGCGCCAAGGCGTGGAACGACTGGATGGTCGATGGCAAGGCGCCGACCGGCAAGACCGATTGCGACACGACGGCGATCACCAAGAACCAGGACTTCGGGCGCAAGCTGAACATCAACGGCACGCCGACGCTGTTCTTCGTCGACGGCGAGCGCATCCCGGGGGCGGTGCCGCTCGCAAAGATCGAGGAGAAGCTGGCGCAGACCGCCGGCAAGTGA
- a CDS encoding TonB-dependent receptor, with protein sequence MTPRRIAVAVAAAFVSAAAGAEETTLAPVEVRADADPAAPAFRVPSVRSATKTDSAPLDVPQTINVVEQTLIREQRVVRMADALRNVPGVFAGASEGRRDQFTIRGFSAELDTYVDGVRDTAGFRDFSNIDRVEVLKGPAAMLFGRGSAGGIINRVTKKPTAETRREIQTSVGSDDFGRVEWDLGGALAAGANYRLTGAYEKDGQFRDRIDHELSTLAGSVEFKVAPATSLLAQFEWQHHERTPDRGIPAVNGKPAKVSVRNFYGEKFDFSERDTANAGLTLEHAFSADTQLKATLRANTMELDAINTRNIGLAANNTQVRRQTLRFPKEKDFVFAQADLTHKLRLGGVEHLLLAGVEHGWQKGRLQVWRTTAPNISLYDPQYTAPEPAFTAANKTYDTRFTAVTDAVYVQDQISFSPQWKAVAGLRYDVFDQAQKAGLLNGVRSGPLERTDRKWSPRAGVIYQPNAATSWYVSGARSFQPKAEDLLFGSAADVNLKPTQSTQYEVGNKNEFFGGRLAVNAAIYRIAMTDIATPDPNNPGQTLQVGEQVHEGIELDATGELGGGWRLYGGVTRLDPRTTKSNDAAAPVGNRPANVPTKAANLWLSKDFAAHWRAGVGAYYVGDRYAFSDNTARLPSYTRIDAALTYTLQKVELALNLRNLTDRVYYESATNNFQIAPGTPRSVMLTARLGF encoded by the coding sequence ATGACACCACGACGCATCGCCGTCGCCGTGGCGGCGGCCTTCGTTTCGGCTGCCGCCGGCGCCGAAGAAACCACCCTGGCCCCGGTCGAAGTGCGCGCCGACGCCGACCCCGCCGCCCCTGCCTTCCGCGTACCGAGCGTGCGTAGCGCGACGAAGACCGACAGCGCGCCGCTCGACGTGCCGCAGACGATCAACGTCGTCGAGCAGACCCTGATCCGCGAGCAGCGCGTGGTGCGCATGGCCGACGCGCTGCGCAACGTGCCCGGCGTCTTCGCCGGCGCCAGCGAAGGCCGCCGCGACCAGTTCACGATCCGCGGCTTCTCCGCCGAGCTCGACACCTACGTCGACGGCGTGCGCGACACCGCCGGCTTCCGCGACTTCTCGAACATCGACCGCGTCGAGGTGCTGAAGGGTCCGGCGGCGATGCTGTTCGGCCGCGGCTCGGCCGGCGGCATCATCAACCGCGTGACCAAGAAGCCGACCGCCGAGACCCGGCGCGAAATCCAGACCTCGGTCGGCAGCGACGACTTCGGCCGCGTCGAATGGGACCTCGGCGGCGCGCTGGCGGCCGGCGCCAACTACCGCCTGACCGGCGCCTACGAGAAGGACGGCCAGTTCCGCGACCGCATCGACCACGAACTGTCGACGCTCGCCGGCAGCGTCGAATTCAAGGTCGCGCCGGCGACCAGCCTGCTCGCGCAGTTCGAGTGGCAGCACCACGAGCGCACGCCGGACCGCGGCATTCCCGCGGTGAACGGCAAGCCGGCGAAGGTGTCGGTGCGCAACTTCTACGGCGAGAAATTCGACTTCAGCGAGCGCGACACCGCCAACGCCGGGCTGACGCTGGAGCACGCCTTCTCCGCCGACACGCAGCTGAAGGCGACGCTGCGCGCCAACACGATGGAGCTCGACGCGATCAACACCCGCAACATCGGGCTGGCCGCCAACAACACGCAGGTCCGCCGGCAGACGCTGCGCTTCCCGAAGGAGAAGGACTTCGTCTTCGCCCAGGCCGACCTGACGCACAAGCTGCGCCTGGGCGGCGTCGAACACCTGCTGCTCGCCGGCGTCGAGCACGGCTGGCAGAAGGGGCGGCTGCAAGTGTGGCGGACGACGGCGCCGAACATCAGCCTGTACGACCCGCAATACACCGCGCCGGAGCCCGCGTTCACCGCCGCCAACAAGACCTACGACACGCGCTTCACGGCGGTCACCGACGCCGTCTACGTGCAGGACCAGATCAGCTTCTCGCCGCAATGGAAGGCGGTCGCCGGCCTGCGCTACGACGTCTTCGACCAGGCGCAGAAGGCCGGCCTGCTCAACGGCGTGAGGAGCGGCCCGCTCGAGCGCACCGACCGCAAGTGGAGCCCGCGCGCCGGGGTGATCTACCAGCCGAACGCGGCGACCAGCTGGTACGTGTCCGGCGCCCGCTCGTTCCAGCCGAAGGCCGAGGACCTGCTGTTCGGCTCGGCCGCCGACGTCAACCTGAAGCCGACGCAATCGACGCAGTACGAGGTCGGCAACAAGAACGAATTTTTCGGCGGCCGGCTGGCCGTCAATGCCGCCATCTATCGCATCGCGATGACCGACATCGCGACGCCGGACCCGAACAACCCGGGACAGACGCTGCAGGTCGGCGAGCAGGTGCATGAAGGGATCGAGCTCGACGCCACCGGCGAGCTGGGCGGCGGCTGGCGCCTCTACGGCGGCGTCACCCGCCTCGACCCGCGCACCACCAAGTCGAACGATGCCGCCGCACCGGTCGGCAACCGGCCGGCCAACGTGCCGACCAAGGCCGCTAACCTGTGGCTGAGCAAGGACTTCGCCGCGCACTGGCGTGCCGGCGTCGGCGCCTACTACGTCGGCGACCGCTACGCGTTCTCCGACAACACCGCGCGCCTGCCGTCCTACACGCGCATCGACGCGGCGCTCACCTACACGCTGCAGAAGGTCGAGCTGGCGCTCAACCTGCGCAACCTGACCGACCGCGTCTATTACGAGTCGGCCACCAACAACTTCCAGATCGCCCCGGGCACGCCGCGCAGCGTCATGCTGACCGCCCGCCTCGGCTTCTGA
- a CDS encoding PepSY-associated TM helix domain-containing protein, with product MRAKQPPPPRANPRKWLRRLHAWCGMALAGMVLLFALTGFLLNHRAQMKIPALDKQEVAHVLPLAERPADPAALAALVAAPLGVDAGSFKVRIEPGRSVEWDGRPLRQPARWTLTADTPSQSVRVDYWAGGAQAEARLTRPNLWLYLARLHMAIGTGTAWILFSDTVALGLGALALSGFWMWGRLHGSPRRLATLATGGAALAGLLAWLAG from the coding sequence ATGCGCGCGAAGCAGCCGCCCCCGCCCCGCGCCAACCCGCGCAAGTGGCTGCGCCGCCTGCACGCGTGGTGCGGGATGGCGCTGGCCGGGATGGTGCTGCTCTTCGCGCTGACCGGATTCCTGCTCAACCACCGCGCGCAGATGAAGATTCCGGCGCTCGACAAGCAGGAGGTAGCGCACGTGCTGCCGCTCGCGGAGCGGCCAGCCGACCCGGCGGCGCTGGCGGCGCTGGTGGCGGCGCCGCTCGGCGTCGACGCCGGCAGCTTCAAGGTGCGCATCGAACCCGGGCGCAGCGTGGAGTGGGACGGGCGGCCGCTGCGCCAGCCGGCGCGCTGGACGCTGACCGCGGACACGCCGTCGCAGTCGGTCCGGGTCGACTACTGGGCGGGCGGCGCCCAGGCCGAGGCGCGCCTGACGCGGCCGAACCTGTGGCTGTACCTGGCGCGGCTGCATATGGCGATCGGCACCGGCACGGCGTGGATCCTGTTCTCCGACACCGTCGCGCTGGGCCTCGGCGCGCTGGCGCTGTCCGGCTTCTGGATGTGGGGGCGGCTGCACGGCTCGCCGCGCCGGCTGGCGACGCTGGCCACCGGCGGGGCGGCGCTGGCCGGGCTGCTCGCCTGGCTGGCCGGGTGA
- a CDS encoding ProQ/FINO family protein: MTTPPSTPSPMQSARALLKDLQEQYAVFRECRPLAIGVDKQLLAASPDLDRKVLRLALRNHTASVRYLKAMEKATQRFDLAGNAVAEVLDEHRAHAAETLKDRFRKEAEQRRAKVEAEKAEEAAQRRAEKLNQLAAKFAKR; this comes from the coding sequence ATGACTACCCCGCCGTCCACTCCCTCGCCGATGCAGTCGGCGCGCGCCCTGCTCAAGGACCTGCAGGAACAATACGCCGTCTTCCGCGAGTGCCGCCCGCTGGCGATCGGCGTGGACAAGCAGCTGCTCGCCGCCAGCCCCGACCTCGACCGCAAGGTGCTGCGCCTGGCGCTGCGCAACCACACCGCGTCGGTGCGCTACCTGAAGGCGATGGAGAAGGCGACGCAGCGCTTCGACCTCGCCGGCAACGCCGTCGCCGAGGTGCTCGACGAGCACCGCGCGCATGCCGCCGAGACGCTGAAGGACCGCTTCCGCAAGGAGGCCGAGCAGCGTCGCGCCAAGGTGGAGGCGGAAAAGGCCGAGGAAGCGGCGCAGCGCCGCGCGGAAAAGCTCAACCAGCTCGCCGCCAAGTTCGCCAAGCGCTGA
- a CDS encoding RSP_7527 family protein, protein MSPYDIAAIERRARELRAEEIRRLNGLFAERLCVLGRLLAATGFSAVIALAEAIRPLFSWNPQAGAAPAAKPRATLAVRANRIARRLFAWNPEVHHHV, encoded by the coding sequence ATGTCCCCCTACGATATCGCCGCCATCGAACGCCGTGCCCGCGAACTGCGTGCCGAGGAGATCCGCCGCCTGAACGGCCTCTTCGCCGAGCGTCTGTGCGTCCTCGGACGCCTGCTGGCGGCGACCGGCTTCAGCGCGGTCATCGCGCTGGCCGAAGCGATCCGTCCGCTGTTCTCGTGGAATCCGCAGGCCGGCGCCGCGCCGGCCGCCAAGCCGCGGGCGACGCTCGCGGTGCGCGCCAACCGCATCGCCCGCCGCCTCTTCGCCTGGAACCCGGAAGTCCATCACCACGTCTGA
- a CDS encoding LysR family transcriptional regulator, with product MDRAAEMNAFVTAVEHGGFSAAARELGLSPSALSKLVSRLEDRLDVRLLHRTTRRLQLTPEGDVFFRRAQRILAAIDEAEAEVTEANASPRGLLRLHCGSAFGMHQLTPAIPRFLERYPDIRVDMTISDQPPAAMEEGIDLAVRIGPLDESSMVARRICNLQRVICAAPAYLKRHGTPRTPDDLQVHNCLWITSLPALRRWPFDTDEGIRVVNVGGNVVANTAETVLQLAVAGLGIIRLTDVIVGDAIRRGELVPILADWHHAEPVPLFATYPSGRHLSPKVRAMVDFLVEEFGSAPWRMRPDAPR from the coding sequence ATGGACCGTGCCGCCGAAATGAACGCCTTCGTCACCGCCGTCGAGCACGGCGGCTTTTCCGCCGCCGCGCGCGAACTCGGGCTGAGCCCGTCGGCGTTGTCCAAGCTGGTCAGCCGGCTGGAGGACCGCCTCGACGTGCGCCTGCTGCACCGGACGACACGCCGGCTGCAGCTGACCCCGGAGGGCGACGTCTTCTTCCGCCGCGCGCAGCGCATCCTCGCCGCGATCGACGAGGCCGAGGCCGAGGTCACCGAAGCCAACGCCAGCCCGCGCGGCCTGCTGCGGCTGCACTGCGGCTCGGCCTTCGGCATGCACCAGCTGACGCCGGCGATCCCGCGCTTCCTCGAACGCTACCCGGACATCCGTGTGGACATGACGATCAGCGACCAGCCGCCGGCGGCGATGGAGGAAGGCATCGACCTGGCGGTGCGCATCGGCCCGCTCGACGAGTCGTCGATGGTGGCGCGGCGCATCTGCAACCTGCAGCGGGTGATCTGCGCCGCCCCGGCCTACCTGAAGCGGCACGGCACGCCGCGCACGCCGGACGACCTGCAGGTGCACAACTGCCTGTGGATCACCAGCCTGCCGGCATTGCGCCGCTGGCCGTTCGACACCGACGAGGGGATCCGCGTCGTGAACGTCGGCGGCAACGTCGTCGCCAACACCGCCGAGACCGTGCTGCAACTCGCCGTCGCCGGCCTCGGCATCATCCGCCTGACCGACGTCATCGTCGGCGACGCGATCCGCCGCGGCGAACTGGTGCCGATCCTCGCCGACTGGCATCACGCCGAGCCGGTGCCGCTGTTCGCCACCTACCCGAGCGGCCGCCACCTGTCGCCGAAGGTGCGGGCGATGGTCGATTTCCTGGTCGAGGAATTCGGCAGCGCGCCGTGGCGGATGCGCCCGGACGCGCCGCGCTGA
- a CDS encoding Lon protease family protein — protein MSERQEFRPLPAAALCRRCDAATLGFASTAEVADGDACVGQARATEALRFGIGMRQPGYNLFVLGNAGSGRHPLVRRLLEEQAAGEPVPVDWCYVNNFKSPSTPRLLQLPAGRGSQLRRDMQQFVSELPQAIAAGFETDEYRTRIEAIRDELKEREATALNEIGHAAREQGVALLRTPNGFVFAPIKGDEAMAPDEFEQLPDEEKARIGKRIAEFGERLSRLMRQLPRWRRGMQERLREASRATMWLAVGHLIEELKERYGDLPAVLAFLDEVMADVVEVGEELREHPKADGEPGELALGGSISVARYQVNLLVDRGEGRGAPVVVEDNPIFPNLVGRVDHVAHMGMLVTDFTFIRAGALQRANGGYLVLDALRVLAQPYAWEGLKRALRSAQVRIESLAQVYGFGSTLPIDPEPMPLSVKVVLIGERRLYYLLKQFDPEFDDLFKIAADFENELPRDDDGVRGYARFVAALARAGGLRPFAAAAVARVVEHGARLAGDADKLSTDRRRLAGLLAEADHLAGVAGHATVERGDVEAALAGQVARADRLRGTLYEQIARGTLLIAVDGVHPAQVNGLAVIDLGDFRFAHPVRITATARIGDGGVVDIEREAELGGAIHSKGVMILAAFLGARYAAEQPLSLSASLVFEQSYGPVEGDSASLAELCALLSALSGVPLRQSLAVTGSVNQHGRVQAVGGVNEKIEGFFDVCRARGLSGAQAVLIPADNVKHLMLRDDVVAACAEGRFAIYAVAHVDQAVELLTGVAAGAPDAAGVFPDGSVNGRVAARLAQLSSLRKEFGGGGRKKAPRR, from the coding sequence ATGAGCGAACGACAAGAATTCCGGCCCTTGCCGGCGGCCGCGCTGTGCCGCCGCTGCGACGCCGCGACACTCGGCTTCGCCAGCACCGCCGAGGTCGCCGACGGCGACGCGTGCGTCGGCCAGGCGCGCGCGACCGAGGCGCTGCGCTTCGGCATCGGCATGCGGCAGCCCGGCTACAACCTGTTCGTGCTCGGCAATGCCGGCAGCGGCCGCCATCCGCTGGTGCGCCGGCTGCTCGAGGAACAGGCGGCCGGCGAGCCGGTGCCGGTCGACTGGTGCTACGTGAACAACTTCAAGTCGCCGAGCACGCCGCGCCTGCTGCAGCTGCCGGCGGGGCGCGGCAGCCAGCTGCGGCGCGACATGCAGCAGTTCGTCTCGGAGCTGCCGCAGGCGATCGCCGCCGGCTTCGAGACCGACGAGTACCGCACGCGCATCGAGGCGATCCGCGACGAGCTGAAGGAGCGCGAGGCGACGGCGCTCAACGAGATCGGTCATGCCGCGCGCGAGCAGGGGGTCGCGCTGCTGCGTACGCCGAACGGCTTCGTCTTCGCGCCGATCAAGGGCGACGAGGCGATGGCGCCGGACGAGTTCGAGCAGCTGCCGGACGAGGAGAAGGCGCGTATCGGCAAGCGGATCGCCGAGTTTGGCGAACGCCTGTCGCGCTTGATGCGCCAGCTCCCGCGCTGGCGGCGCGGCATGCAGGAGCGCTTGCGCGAAGCGAGCCGGGCGACGATGTGGCTGGCGGTCGGCCACCTGATCGAGGAGCTGAAGGAGCGCTACGGTGACCTGCCGGCGGTGCTCGCCTTCCTCGACGAGGTGATGGCCGACGTGGTCGAGGTCGGCGAGGAGCTGCGCGAGCATCCGAAAGCGGACGGCGAGCCGGGCGAGCTGGCGCTGGGCGGCAGCATTTCAGTCGCGCGCTACCAGGTCAACCTGCTCGTCGACCGCGGCGAGGGGCGCGGCGCGCCGGTGGTGGTCGAGGACAATCCGATCTTCCCCAACCTCGTCGGTCGCGTCGATCACGTCGCGCACATGGGCATGCTCGTCACCGATTTCACCTTCATCCGGGCCGGCGCGCTGCAGCGCGCCAACGGCGGCTACCTCGTGCTCGACGCGCTGCGCGTGCTGGCGCAGCCCTACGCCTGGGAGGGGCTGAAGCGCGCGCTGCGCTCGGCGCAGGTGCGCATCGAGTCGCTCGCCCAGGTGTACGGCTTCGGCAGCACGCTGCCGATCGATCCGGAGCCGATGCCGCTGTCGGTGAAGGTGGTGCTGATCGGCGAGCGCCGCCTGTACTACCTGCTGAAGCAGTTCGATCCGGAGTTCGACGACCTGTTCAAGATCGCCGCCGATTTCGAGAACGAACTGCCGCGCGACGACGACGGCGTCCGCGGCTACGCCCGCTTCGTCGCCGCGCTGGCTCGTGCCGGCGGGCTGCGGCCGTTCGCCGCGGCGGCGGTGGCGCGTGTCGTCGAGCACGGTGCGCGGCTGGCCGGCGACGCCGACAAGCTGTCGACCGACCGCCGCCGCCTCGCCGGCCTGCTCGCCGAGGCCGATCATCTCGCCGGCGTCGCCGGCCATGCGACGGTCGAGCGCGGCGACGTCGAGGCGGCGCTGGCGGGGCAGGTCGCACGCGCCGACCGCCTGCGCGGCACGCTGTACGAGCAGATCGCGCGCGGCACGCTGCTGATCGCCGTCGACGGCGTCCATCCGGCGCAGGTCAATGGCCTCGCGGTGATCGACCTCGGCGACTTCCGCTTCGCGCATCCGGTGCGCATCACCGCGACGGCGCGCATCGGCGACGGCGGCGTCGTCGACATCGAGCGCGAGGCGGAGCTCGGCGGCGCGATCCACTCGAAGGGGGTGATGATCCTCGCCGCCTTCCTCGGCGCGCGCTACGCCGCCGAGCAGCCGCTGTCGCTGTCGGCAAGCCTGGTCTTCGAGCAGTCCTACGGTCCGGTCGAGGGCGACAGTGCCTCGCTCGCCGAGCTGTGCGCGCTGCTGTCGGCGCTGTCCGGCGTGCCGCTCCGCCAGTCGCTGGCGGTCACCGGCTCGGTGAACCAGCACGGTCGCGTGCAGGCGGTGGGCGGCGTCAACGAGAAGATCGAGGGTTTCTTCGACGTCTGCCGTGCGCGCGGGCTTTCCGGCGCGCAGGCGGTGCTGATCCCGGCCGACAACGTCAAGCACCTGATGCTGCGCGACGACGTCGTCGCCGCCTGCGCCGAGGGGCGCTTCGCGATCTACGCGGTGGCCCACGTCGACCAGGCGGTCGAGCTGCTCACCGGCGTCGCCGCGGGAGCGCCCGACGCCGCCGGCGTCTTCCCGGACGGCAGCGTGAACGGCCGGGTGGCGGCGCGGCTGGCGCAGCTGTCGTCGCTGCGCAAGGAGTTCGGCGGCGGCGGGCGGAAGAAGGCTCCCCGGCGCTGA
- a CDS encoding DUF1614 domain-containing protein — MPPLRLLLIFALVLVLLAVVQLGALSIAFDKLGLSPQRAGLLLAVSLLGSLVDLPLFALAGDPGAPPFVDDDGREHRPAERTVVAVNVGGCVVPVAFSAYLFALSPVPPAQVAFAVALMTMFSYSVSALLPGVGVVTPVLVVPIAAAFAGALLDPENRAVLAYIGGTLGVLIGADLMRLKELRGLGEPRVSIGGAGSFDGIFITGILAVLIA, encoded by the coding sequence ATGCCGCCGCTGCGCCTGCTGCTGATCTTCGCCCTCGTCCTGGTGCTGCTCGCCGTCGTGCAGCTCGGCGCGCTCAGCATCGCCTTCGACAAGCTCGGCCTGTCGCCGCAGCGCGCCGGCCTGCTGCTGGCCGTGTCGCTGCTCGGCAGCCTGGTCGACCTGCCGCTGTTCGCACTCGCCGGCGATCCCGGGGCGCCGCCGTTCGTCGACGACGACGGGCGCGAGCATCGCCCCGCCGAGCGCACCGTGGTCGCCGTCAATGTCGGCGGTTGCGTGGTGCCGGTGGCCTTCTCCGCCTATCTGTTCGCGCTCAGCCCGGTGCCCCCCGCCCAGGTCGCGTTCGCGGTCGCGCTGATGACGATGTTCTCGTATTCGGTGAGCGCGCTGCTGCCCGGCGTCGGCGTCGTCACGCCGGTGCTGGTCGTGCCGATCGCCGCGGCCTTCGCCGGCGCGCTGCTCGATCCGGAGAATCGCGCCGTCCTGGCCTATATTGGAGGTACCCTGGGCGTGTTGATCGGTGCCGACCTGATGCGACTCAAGGAGCTGCGAGGCTTGGGCGAACCGCGCGTGTCGATCGGCGGCGCCGGCAGCTTCGACGGCATTTTCATCACCGGCATCCTCGCCGTGCTGATCGCCTGA